Within the Polypterus senegalus isolate Bchr_013 unplaced genomic scaffold, ASM1683550v1 scaffold_4034, whole genome shotgun sequence genome, the region atatatatatatatatatatatatatatatatatatatatatttgttatccTCAAAATGATAATTGAATAAATTTGCATATATCATTGAAAAGCATAATTACATAAAAACCTTTGCCAACAACATGGGACTTCAGTACATACTGCATTCATATATAGAGGTTTTAGGttttgttgttaatacaaaccgTGTTCAAACAGAGGTCTCGGTTTCAAAATGTTTGGATAGCATTTCTGGTGTTTATGCTAAATCCTTAAATTTCCTGTCCTGTTCCTCGGTTTACTGGTACCATGGAGTCTTTCTGACCCAGCGCAGAGTGAATCCAGCGTCAGTTCGGATCTTAATGGAGGCCGCCTCTGCCTCTCTCACCGTCTCCTTCACGGACTGCATCAGGTTCTGTGCATTGTGGACCAGCATTTCCGTAGCCTACAAGTGACAGACAACAAGAGCGTCAATTACTGCCTTCCGCCTCAATTCTCCACTGCAGCGGCATAAAGCACAATCGGGCTGTTTGGCATGCCAGGTgaccacaaacacacacccattcGTAGCGGGCCACTGCACAGACGCCAATAAACAAAACTGGAGAAGCAGGAGAAAAGGCATACAAAGATGGCAACACCTCTCAAAGTGACAAGGCTACCAGTCCAACTGGAGAGGTGTGAGGCGGCCCGCCATGTAGCCACAAGCTGCTAAAAATGAGAATACAGCACAAAACAATGGTACTTCTGATGTCACTTTACAGCTGACATGTTGGTTTGTTGAGATGATATCTTGGGTGTTggacattttttacattaatcaAACACAAGAATGCAGTGGAGCCCGTGTTTTTagaatgtttcatttatttcctGGCAAACATGGGTGAAATTAcgcattatatttttttatatatattttattaaaatccaaaggCATTCCAttcatgcaagtcaagtttaacaaaaccgACTGACAAATCAACAACTTAATACAGCATT harbors:
- the LOC120519615 gene encoding vinculin, coding for LKVCERIPTISTQLKILSTVKATMLGRTNISEEESEQATEMLVHNAQNLMQSVKETVREAEAASIKIRTDAGFTLRWVRKTPWYQ